Part of the Monomorium pharaonis isolate MP-MQ-018 unplaced genomic scaffold, ASM1337386v2 scaffold_76, whole genome shotgun sequence genome, TCAATCACGTTGCCAGCAACTCGCCCTCCAATCAGATGACAGCCTCGAATCTGGCTGTGTGTCTGGCTCCGAACCTGTTTCATTTTAAACACAGCACGGATGTGACGAACAGCGTGTCGCCACGTAGGCGAAAGACCATGGGCATTCCCGATCAGCGGGAACTGTCGGAAAACAAAGCAGCTCACGACTGTCTTTTGTTTCTGATCAAGATGCATCGTGAATTATTTATGGTGAGTGCCGAAGCGTTGTCATTCGTCGATCCCAAACACAAACGAGGAAAGAGAACACAGCTCACTGCCTCTTCCGATTCTTTCAGGTCTCGTCGGACATGCTGTCGCTGTGTCACTTCCGCATTAAGTATGTGGAAGAAATTTCGGTCGCGATAGACGAACTCGGCCCGGAAATGAAACAGGATTGGAAGGGTTACCTATACGCCTGCACCATAGAGTTGCTGAAGGAAGTGGGAGAAAAGTGAGTGCATGTCATCCttatagtataatttatttgcgaaagaaatgataaaataagataaatgtgataaaaactATAGAGTCAaggatacattttttttaatagacaaatataaataaagggAAGGAAAGAATATGTATGTCAAACCTATAaactataaacaattaaataaattaacagagAACTTACTTGTGTTTAAATGGAAACTTCGCAATTCGTTCTAGCAGAAGTTGCGATTGGGTCACGGTAGACAGTCCTGCCGATAACAGCGTGGAAATGGCGTATAAAAAGGTCGGCGACGGGCACCCGCTTCGTCTCTGGCGAGTGTCGACTGAAGTCGAAGCTCCGCCAAACGAAGTGTTGCATCGTGTTCTAAGAGAAAGGTACACCTGGGACCCGCAACTGTTAACGTACAGACTGGTGACCAAGTTGGACACCAATGCGGAGGTCGTTCAATACTCCACCGGGAACATGAGTCCTTTGCCCGCTCGAGATTATTGTGTAGTAAGgtgagttaataaaatttgtatcgttTGTGTGTATTGTAATCAaatcctttttatttatttattatgcataaacatatttatattatttataaacattgttgtattatttttataaataccaaatgttttattttacgtaaattttaattgttagagATATTCACAGTCTACaactaatacaattaatttttgtagatcttGGCTTAATCTTGCCAAAGGTGCTTGCGTCATTGATGAAACATCCGTGCATCATCCTGACGCTCCTGTCATGCTCGGGGGAACTCGCGGCATCGTTTTGGCCTCGCGTTATCACATCGAACCATGTGACAGCGGCAAATCCCGCATTATGCATTTAACCAGAGTCGATATGAGGTAAGTAATGTCAATCGTTTCTCttgaataatgtattttatttactttgatttgattaacattttcttgaaaatattttctaaaagcttATTTAAagcgaattatttatttttatttacttaaaattaaataatatttattttattatatttatttaaaataaaaattaagataaaatagacTTGGGAGTAGACTAAAAtttacaagataaaaattattttcagggGTCGCACACCTGAGTGGTACAGCAGAAGCTACGGGCATATCGCTGCTCTCCATCTGAGCAAAATTTGCAATTCCTTCAAACGTACCACTGATGGGTAAAAGAAAGTAAGGTTTGAGAATCGAGTACCGTGCAACAGCCATCGTTGCACGGATCTGCCTTTCCTTCCTCCTCTTCGTCTCACACTACAAGTAGTACTCGTCGAGCAGCATTATGACCAAAGGATCCTAAAGGACGTACTACAAGTCCACCCTACCATCGACGACGAATAATCGGTCAGTGCAATCAGCAATCAAAACCCACCGATGTCGTCGGTAACTTTATTCAGTAACTGTTTTTAAATTCAACAAcctattttattgtataatagtACAATAGTACAATTCTTCTCCGTATGACGTTTGTATACGGTCCAAGAATCTTGCCGTCCGTTTGTCATAAGAGTTTTGAAGATGCGTGATACAAAGAATAAGAATGAACAAGTTGCTcagcaattttaataatgaagatGGCTTAGACGCGTCTATCAGTAAATTAACTATTTTGGGATACAAAGGACGACTCGTTATTTTTGCAGTTTTGATGctgttttaatgttattttgaaaatttatagattcTATTGAATCTCGACTTTGCATTTGAACGCGATTCTTGCAATCGCATCTTACTgcagttttttctttctttttttttaatatgatggcattttaatgctaaaaattgaaaaatggtCAATAAACACTTTCAGTTGTGAGATAGAAAATGAACGTCATTCGGTGTCTTCGATAACTATATCTATGTGTTTGTGAGAATAACGACTCTCCAtggatttattttgtattgctGCAATTTCATatctttgataaaaataagagtaaaaaaagaatgtaggAGCACGATCAAATAAGAAGTGATATTAacgatattttctaataagaaatGACACTGACGATATTTTTCCGTATCTTAATCACCGATACAACTTTCTGCATATAGTCATTTTggtttttacaaattatgtagattacaaaatatacacatatacacacagctgaaattgtttaaaagtttatttttaaaggctaaaaattcattattaaactttatatcaATCATTTTTCTATAACGGAGACAAGATctcaaaataaacaaataaatctgTGGGACCAAGTTTTGTCGTGATAAAGCCGCCACAGAATATTCTACAGATACTTAAACTTAATAGAATACAGTCGTGTATTATAGAAGCTGTTGTTGTAaacgaaattgtatctaaGTTGACGTCGTTTGTACGTAACTGTTTGTGATGACGATATATATTAATCGATTAACGTTTCCATCAGTCGCCTAAAAATGGGACAAAGCTTAAGATAGGGTGCTGTCTTAAAGTACAAATTTCACGTGaatttcgtatattttttttggaCCAAATGCCAATTTTTCTAGTCACATAGCTTTATCACGTTAAAGTAATCGAGGAATTTTCTTCCTCTCCTATAAATGTTGTCATACGTAGACGAgcaaatatgtaaatgtcGCATACGCATGTACATCACGCGTGTCTATTTATAATCGTGTTTGttacatgtaaaaaagaaaactacgCCATTTCAGTGTCGAAGTTACACGATACACTGTTGCGCCGTTTAagttgttgtaaaaaaaaatacataatgagAATGCAGTCAACgtaaaaataacttgttataACTTTAGctgtttgaaaaaattgtgcCGATTATTTCTGTTTTCTTACAGCattaaatgtgattttatttcgttttttttatttatttatgatcgaaataaaatagtagaaattttcttattttttgtgaaaCTAAAAAATTCCGCCTGCAGCGTTATGTAAATAAAGCAATGCAGCTCTAGTAGTTATTATAGGTTTATCGTCGAATCATGATTGcgattgtttaaacaatgtgATTTTGAGTAAAGCgtaaatttctaaatcttgTTAATTGTTCCATCGTGCGAGTGCCGAACGACTTCATTCAACGTAAGCAATTGTCATCGTACTCGTGTCTATGTCAAgagttaaaatgaaaaaatgtctGTCGCGAGGGACCATCTCATGGacgtaacaaatataattgaaacgtGCAAAAGATAAGAAATGTAAGGAGAAAACAGTAGACTGAAATGGTCAACATACGCATCATTCATTGCCAACGTGAGATGTGTTGTGCCAAACGAGCAAAACTTTATGTCGAAGTGAAACGAATTGAAAGTAATTATTTGCTACGTCCATGGTTCATCTTTGTTTGTACCCCAAACAGAAAGATGACCTGCGTAAGATGCATCTCATCGAAATGAAACTCTAGtgtattttaacttaatactAGTCACTTAATACTAgtcacttatattataaagaattatagaTTGTTGCAAATAGATTGTCATTATACAACGTAGCGCCgagaatatgtaaaatattattaattactattatatatattatatatcgacGTTGagcaattatacaaatatatcatatttttgtgtaaaaaaaaacgccaGTAGAAACGCGACGACCGAAATGGAGAAATGCATTGTCAGCGTTTGTTCATATTTGTAACGATATATGAACGTCTTTAATTCTTGTAAACCGTTCCATTAGAATGTAAAtacgtatattaaataataataagcaacacacaaagttatatatttattaagcaaCTTCCTATTCTAATGATCCGCCTTCATTACTCCTCTTTATTACAGGTTGTGTGATTATTCTCATTTTCTTAGTGTTTCTCAGCGGTTTATCAATCACTCGaatcacttttatttaaatttctcttaCATTGATAACCAGTTGCATTCGCAttgtttaatcaataattcGTGTTACCATGGACGATTCGGTCTGACGTTCAGGCTTCAGGCCTGCTTTTATT contains:
- the LOC118648824 gene encoding stAR-related lipid transfer protein 13-like isoform X1 yields the protein MKLDAYHTHYSTSHSKSSGGGDELCPRAMASVSCGQLLVLRKLALMKLTACMERHCPTHRTGWNWQLPKFRRKIKSPDYNDKAVFGVPLLLSLQRTGQALPSCIQIALRWLRANAIDQVGIFRKSGVKSRTQNLKVMMETEGDNVNFDGQQAFDVADLLKQYFRELPEALLTNKLSEIFIAIFQHVPVELRPDAVQCVLLLLPDENREALEILLDFLNHVASNSPSNQMTASNLAVCLAPNLFHFKHSTDVTNSVSPRRRKTMGIPDQRELSENKAAHDCLLFLIKMHRELFMVSSDMLSLCHFRIKYVEEISVAIDELGPEMKQDWKGYLYACTIELLKEVGENRSCDWVTVDSPADNSVEMAYKKVGDGHPLRLWRVSTEVEAPPNEVLHRVLRERYTWDPQLLTYRLVTKLDTNAEVVQYSTGNMSPLPARDYCVVRSWLNLAKGACVIDETSVHHPDAPVMLGGTRGIVLASRYHIEPCDSGKSRIMHLTRVDMRGRTPEWYSRSYGHIAALHLSKICNSFKRTTDG
- the LOC118648824 gene encoding stAR-related lipid transfer protein 13-like isoform X2, translated to MKLDAYHTHYSTSHSKSSGGGDELCPRAMASVSCGQLLVLRKLALMKLTACMERHCPTHRTGWNWQLPKFRRKIKSPDYNDKAVFGVPLLLSLQRTGQALPSCIQIALRWLRANAIDQVGIFRKSGVKSRTQNLKVMMETEGDNVNFDGQQAFDVADLLKQYFRELPEALLTNKLSEIFIAIFQHVPVELRPDAVQCVLLLLPDENREALEILLDFLNHVASNSPSNQMTASNLAVCLAPNLFHFKHSTDVTNSVSPRRRKTMGIPDQRELSENKAAHDCLLFLIKMHRELFMVSSDMLSLCHFRIKYVEEISVAIDELGPEMKQDWKGYLYACTIELLKEVGEKSCDWVTVDSPADNSVEMAYKKVGDGHPLRLWRVSTEVEAPPNEVLHRVLRERYTWDPQLLTYRLVTKLDTNAEVVQYSTGNMSPLPARDYCVVRSWLNLAKGACVIDETSVHHPDAPVMLGGTRGIVLASRYHIEPCDSGKSRIMHLTRVDMRGRTPEWYSRSYGHIAALHLSKICNSFKRTTDG